The following are from one region of the Carassius auratus strain Wakin chromosome 43, ASM336829v1, whole genome shotgun sequence genome:
- the LOC113061609 gene encoding repulsive guidance molecule A-like, which produces MHSKRERRGALSRAGWMVMGKGAGPSALHVCQFVVLFLCLFPAATLQCKILKCNSEFWASTSSSGPEEEFCTALRAYNSCVRRTARTCRGDLAYHSAQHGIEDLMSQHNCSKEGPTTQPRARTPPPPVQPPPDINAPSDRPEVCHYERSLPRNAAPPNYTHCGFFGDPHLRTFNDDFQTCKVEGAWPLIHNKYLSVQVTNTPVVPGSSATATRKLTIIFRNYQECVDQKMYHAETDELPAAFADGSKNGGYRHGANNLRVVEKVPGQHVEIQARYIGTTIVVRQVGRYLTFAVRMPEEVVNSVEDQDNQDLYLCLHGCPANQRIDFRTFRAHAAESQGLGRVRPGNPTHGFTYQSAMAKCKERLPIEDLYFQSCVFDLLSSGDINFTLAAYYAFEDVKMLHSNKDKYHLFERDTIFSSASEKWGFSFLILISLVVIQLWTDMRFICL; this is translated from the exons GGAGAGGAGAGGAGCGCTGTCCCGTGCTGGATGGATGGTTATGGGGAAAGGAGCAGGACCATCGGCGCTACACGTCTGCCAGTTCGTTgtactctttctctgtctgtttccaGCAG CAACTCTGCAGTGTAAGATCCTGAAGTGTAACTCAGAGTTCTGGGCCTCCACTTCCAGCTCTGGCCCAGAAGAGGAGTTCTGCACTGCTCTTCGAGCGTATAACAGCTGTGTCCGTCGCACTGCCCGTACATGCCGGGGTGACCTGGCCTACCATTCAGCCCAGCATGGCATAGAGGATCTTATGAGCCAACACAATTGCTCTAAAGAAGGGCCCACTACCCAGCCTCGAGCCCGCACACCCCCGCCCCCGGTCCAGCCACCGCCGGACATCAACGCTCCCTCTGACAGACCAGAGGTGTGCCATTATGAGCGGAGTTTACCACGTAATGCTGCGCCTCCCAATTACACTCACTGTGGCTTTTTCGGGGACCCACATCTCCGCACATTCAACGATGACTTTCAGACCTGTAAAGTAGAGGGTGCCTGGCCACTGATTCACAATAAGTACCTGTCTGTGCAGGTTACGAACACTCCCGTTGTCCCTGGATCTTCTGCTACAGCTACTAGGAAG CTAACAATCATCTTCAGGAACTATCAAGAATGTGTAGACCAGAAGATGTACCATGCGGAGACTGACGAGCTTCCAGCTGCATTTGCCGATGGTTCAAAGAACGGAGGCTACCGCCATGGGGCCAACAACTTACGTGTAGTAGAGAAGGTGCCTGGACAACATGTGGAGATCCAAGCACGTTATATCGGCACCACTATTGTAGTTCGGCAGGTCGGCCGCTACCTCACTTTTGCAGTGCGGATGCCAGAGGAAGTTGTGAATTCAGTGGAGGACCAGGACAACCAGGACCTTTACCTCTGCCTGCATGGGTGCCCTGCCAACCAGCGAATAGACTTCAGGACCTTCAGAGCACATGCAGCTGAGAGCCAAGGCTTAGGCAGGGTACGGCCGGGCAATCCTACACATGGTTTCACATACCAGTCAGCCATGGCCAAGTGCAAAGAACGTCTACCAATTGAGGATTTGTATTTCCAATCCTGTGTTTTTGACTTGCTATCTTCTGGGGACATCAACTTCACCCTTGCGGCCTACTATGCCTTTGAGGATGTTAAAATGCTCCACTCCAACAAAGACAAGTATCACCTCTTTGAAAGGGATACAATATTCAGTTCTGCCTCAGAGAAATGGGGTTTTAGTTTCCTAATCCTCATCAGCCTTGTTGTCATACAGTTATGGACTGACATGCGTTTCATTTGTCTGTAG